gaGAAGCAGAAAATCTGCTACAACAAAACAACATAGTGTTGGGAAGAAACTGAACAActgaaacaaagcgaaagcacaaccggtgttctttctcaccctataactcctgtaaaaaattatggcaagcacaatagcacaaaatatgttctctagcaaccttaatcaaccacaaatcgactaatgcaaccacaacaaaaataaatagagacaccagtatttttacgtggaaaacccctctaaatcaagggtaaaaaccacgggactttagagtccgatcaagagctccactatcatcaaatgttcaactacaagatcacaatatcaagcctacaacaagcattcaactccaacaaggctaacaatatgtaatctttagcaaaagagagcaAAATGAGAGAATATCACCAAAAatgtagctgctgaaaaatgggtattttcgACCCTACAAGACTcagatgaaaaatccgaccgtacaaagtcaagaacaccttatcgcctagctgctgtccaaaaatcaactcaatcgaaccacggatgaacCTTCggtcgaagagttgatcactgctgcaccaaacttgaaaaattaattttttcttctctctttctctctgatgagcttcaatctcactctctgttttaatttgagatttttgtCTCAATAAAATGCTGCCCACATCCCACAcataaaaagccaaaaaaaattggcttttgacaaaaccaaagaagacaaaacattgtggcagaaaatatgggtttctcGCATAGTGGGACCCAcacccaacaaatctccccctccaactatgtggggaatgcctccatgccggaggtcaaacaacatgcttcaaactttcctcttggtaaggccttcgtcaacatatcagcaccattatcattagtgtgtatcttctcaagctctaacagcttagcttcaagaacatctcgtatccaatggtacctcacatcaatatgcttagatctatcatgaaaagttgagttcttaccaagatgaatagcactctggctatcacaatacaggacatacttctcctgagtaaaaccaagctcatgcacaaacttcttcatccaaagcatctctTTACACGattcggttgctgcaatgaactctgattcggtggtggacaatgcaacacacttttgcagtctcgattgccatgccacagctcctcctacataagtgattaagtaacctgaagtagatctcctcgagtcaatgtctccggccatgtctgaatctgtatatccaacaagaacaggtttctcattgccgaaacaaagtttcatgttggaagtgccacgaagatatctcataatccacttcactatattccaatgctctctgcctggattagaaagaaaccgactaactgtaccaacagcataagccaagtctggtctcgtgcaaaccattaCATACATCAGACTATCCACagctgaagagtaaggaattttctgcatctcttccttctcattttctgtggaaggactatgcttaacattcaatctaaagtgcatagcaaatggagtattcaccgctttagttttgcccatactaaacctttgaagtactttctcaatgtacctctcttgtgataactataattttttgacctttctatcacgtgtcaatCTTATaccaagaatttgctttgctggccccaaatccttcattgcaaaggatttactcaactcttgtttcaacttctcaattctaaaagcattctgaccaacaataatcatatcatcaacatagagcaaaagaataataaaatcatcaccagagaatctcttaacaaatacacaatgatcagaagtagtcttcttgtagccttgctccctcataacagactcaaacttcttgtaccattgtcttggagcttgcttcaaaccatataagctcttcttcaatctgcacacatagtcctctttcccttgtgcaacaaaaccctctggctgctccatgtaaagctcttcttccaagtcaccatgaagaaaaacggttttcacatccatttgttcaacctctaagtcataacaagctgccaaactcagtatagttcttATAGAGGACATTTTCACAACcagagaaaatatttcttcaaaatcaaccccctttttctgagtataacccttgacgaccaatctagctttgtatcgtggagatgaagacttctcttcttgcttcaacctgtaaacccaccgattcttcaaagctcttttgcccttaggcagtttcaccaattcaaaggtatggttctcatgcaaggattgaagttcgtctttcatcgcttcaactcactgatctttgcattcactctccatagcctcttcataacattcaggttctcccccgtcagtcaaaagaacatattcatcaagagaatacctgacagaagatcgtcgatttctggaagaccttcgaagtggaactgctggtggtgctataggtgcttgttgttgatcattcacaacatcatccataggagtatcaaagtcacctatagtctgatggtcaccactaacatcaccatgcacatcatcctggataggatctggtgaagagtctaggggaaccggattcacatcgatcaagtcaccactaccttgtgaatccactttctccgtcttatcaatgtcatcaatggtctgatcctcaatgaagacaacatctctgcttctcacgagtttcttttgaactggatcatagagtctataaccaaactcaccatctagaccataaccaataaaaatgcattgtcgagccttggcatccaacttggatctttcatcctttggaacatgaacaaatgctttacaaccgaacacacgtaggtgatcatatgacacgtctttaccaaaccaaactctatctggcacatcacttttcaaaggaacactaggagacagatttatcacatgtgtcactgtattcaaagcttcagcccaaaacgatcttggcaactttgcatctgacaacaaacatctgactctctcaatcaatgttcggtttattctttcagctaacccatttaactgtggagtctttggtggtgttctctgatgtctaattccctgtcgcagacaatactcatgaaacgatcctgtgtactcgccaccattatcagtacgaatgcacttcaacttcttcctagtttccctttcaactgatgcttgaaactgtttaaacacctcaaagacttgatttttagacttcaaagtgtaaacccatagctttcttgaacaatcatcaatgaaagtcacaaagtaaagtgcaccaccatgtgatcttacttttatcggaccacaaacatctgaatggaccaactctagcaactctgatttcctatgaggaggatggcttctaaatgaaactcttctctcctttcctgctagacaatgagcacaattcttcagtgtagcattctttaaacccgaaagttaATTCTTTTTCGCTAAACAgttaagccccttctcactcatgtgactgagtcgtttatgccacaactcagttgagcTGTCATTCActgtcacattcaccgtctctcgagaagtcaaagcttgcatcaagtacaaatttgagctcttctttcctcgagccacaaccaatGAGCCTTTAGTCAGTTTCCACTGCCCCtcactgaaggtgttacagaatccctcatcatcaaaCTTTCCtgtagaaatcaaattcaaacggacatccggtgcatgtctgacattcttgagagttaactttgttccattgttactcaccaagctaacatctcccagaccaataaccgaaaccaaacgatcattacccatcttcaataccccaaaatcaccaggagtataagatgtgaagaattccttcctcgacgtgacatgaagtgatgcaccagtatcaatcacccaactagtctcgtcgcatgctaggttgaccaaattctcatcacaaataactaacagatCTTCACGAGTAACAATAGCAATACGCTCGGATTTTTCATTGTCATTCcgatcgtgtttatcaccaccacctttcttctctttcttccacttgaagtaatatttcttgatatgacctttcttaccacaatgatgacactcaagattcttgtatctcaaTCTTaacttgcttcggcttttatctctaccctttccatctttgtctctgttcctctccctgttctcgataaccaacacctcggactgtgatgtagaaccctgagatcttcttctaacctcttcattcaacataccactcttagccaaatccaaagtaataataccctgtggggcagaattaatgagcGAGAcccgaaaggtctcccaagagtttggtagagtagcaagcaaccaaagtcctaaaatctcgtcatcaaatttgacacccataccaagcaactgattcatcacactctgaaattcactaacatggtcagctatagacattccttctttatatttcagcgccatcattttcttcagcaaaaacaacttgttattgcccgacctcgaagcatacaagctttcaagcttctcccacaatgttcaagcctgtgtctcctgatcaatgtggttgtaaacattttcttcaacaaattgcagaataaagccacacacttgttgatgctcaaattcccattcttcatcacttttcgaatcaggtttttaagtagtaaagaccggaagatgcaaagccttcacaaacaacaaatccttcattttattccgccaaagttgataatttgtgccattcaacataatcatcttgctcgtattaatttccataattatctgacacaataaccaagctctgataccagtttgttgggaagaaactgaagaaccgaaacaaagcgaaagcacaaccggtgttctttctcaccctataactcctgtcaaaaattatggcaagcacaatagcacaaaatatgttctctagcaaccttaatcaaccacaaatcgaCTAATgtaaccacaacaaaaataaatagagacaccggtacttttacgtggaaaacccctctaaatcaagggtaaaaaccacgggactttagagtccgatcaagagctccactatcatcaaatgttcaactacaagatcacaatatcaagcctacaacaagcattcaactccaacaaggctaacaatatgtaatctttagcaaaaaagagaaaaatgagagaatatCACCAAAAACGCAACTGCTGAAAAACGGGTATTTTCGatgctacaagactcggatgaaaaatctgaccgtacaaagtcaagaacaccttatcgcctagctgctgtccaaaaattaGCTCAATCGAACCGCGGAtgaaccttcgatcgaagagttgatcactgctgcaccaaacttgaaaaattaattttttcttctctctttctctctgacGAGCTTCAATCTCGCTCTGTgatttaatttgagatttttgtCTCAATAAAATGCTGCCCACATCCCACAcataaaaagccaaaaaaaattggcttttgacaaaaccaaagaagacaaaacattgtggcagaaaatatgggtttcccacctAACACATAGGAAGTTCCAATATGTAAACAAAAGCTATACAATAAAATCACTCTATACCCCAAGCTATACAAATTCTATTATTTACAATCTCATCATATCTAATTCTAGGATCAAATAACCTCATACGAACTGCAGCTTTAATCTTCTCCAATATTACTTGCTCTGACAAATGAGTGTTATAAAAAAATCTATAGTTTCGTTCCCTCTATATCTTGTAAAAGAAAGCTCCCCATGCCATTTGCATTGATCAATTATTCTAATACTTGATAAATCGATATATAATCTAGTTTAAATAAACACTAATTGCTTGTAATTGTTGACTAGAATTAGATTTCTATTTTTTCAAGCTATTAATAAATGGAATCTTAGATGCTTTGTTATAAGAttgttttaaataatgaaaaatgaaaataatttcgACAAGCTTCACCGTGGttataaaaaaggtaaaaaaatattaGAGAAATAAGTATGACGTTGGTAAttataactaatttattaaattaaattaaatttatcttttttatgGATGATCAAATCTAAATTTCCATCATATTGATTAAAGAAATAGAACTATCACCAATATTTGTGGGTTAAACTTTGCTCACTGTTACATACAAAAAGAAAATATGTTTTGAgtggaaatttatttttattagatttggCACCCACTGTTATTAGGTAACGATTTGTGCAATTACACAaaacatttataacattttagGTGATTATATATACAAAGGGTAATAACTTTATACACaacttatgaaatttttaaacttcataaatatagttaaaaatgtgataagtgtcctttatatatgtaattttttatgaaatttttaaacttcataaatatagttaaaaatgtgataagtgtcctttatatatgtaatttttaaaactttttactATACCTATAGATCACATGTCTTACCCTAAACTTACATGTGGAGTTTAAAAAAACTCCACAAACCatatatgaatataattttttatacaaaacaTTACttaattatacaaattaaataatatttttttaatacaatatctATTTCTACCTATAATGTTTTGAACTCTTAAATCGAAATAAAATACACGTATAAACGTATTCGAACACAAATTCTTTTGATTATTATAATAACAACACTACCAACtgaattaaagtttaattaaccATATTAGATAATTTTTATgtaacataaaatataataatacttataataGCTTAGGCAAGTTAGAGGTGATGAAAACAGAAAAGTGAGCTCTTATTGAAATTTTGTGGAACTTTATATTCTGTGAATTACAAAAGAAAAGTAATGTCTCAATAACAACGCGAATAGAACGATTCAAACCGAAGTCATACTTGAAACTATAAACACCTTAACTATTAAGCCAACACATACATTAGAttcaaatttgatttgatttgcatGAGAACGTGAGGAATGATGAGCCCATGTTTTTGTACTTAATAATTTTTCTTGTTCGTTTATATAAGTGACAAGCACTTTGTGTATTATGAATCTGCAATACTACAGGGATAGCATATGACAACTACATCTAGAAATTGCAACCATGAATATGGTTCTTCGGCCCATACGTTCTTTGCATCTGAACTCAATCATTTTCTTCTCCTTATCCCCTTAATCATTCAAAATTAATGGTGCGGGAATATATGTTTGAGATGAATATTTAATATCAATACACCcgtattttaacttttatagatTTAAAGGATtacttttattgttatttatatttatacttaaatatcaGACAcggaaaatcttttaaaaaacaaataatagtAACACATTACACATGTGCTCCAGCTCGCGTTCGCCAAAAGTGAATCAATAGGGTTCTAGCTGGCGTGGCTTCGATTTtctccaagaaaaagaaattatattaatGGATCcaaatctaataataataataaaaataaaataattttattattatttttttagtataacTTCAAACTATTCGTAATGAAAATATCCATAAAATCAATGtcgtaattttataatttttaataaactaTAACTAACAAGTATTTGAAGGAAGGATGCGGAATCCTTTATCTACCTTTCAAACTTCATTTAAATCATTCATTGAATTCAAATTTGTTATATATTGGCTGTGCAGTTAAAATTTAActataattgtaaaattttcagTTTTATTAGTatgcaaaataaatataaaaacatatttgatCAAGTTCAATACATAGTAAATAAAAAATCAGACAGAATTGAAATTAATCTAGATATAACTAGCTAAAGCTAATATAAGCTAGACATACATACATTTGCACTGTTATACATATTATGTACATGTTTATGTACTTTATGCACATTTCATAGATGCACTACAGCAAaattgacttttagcggcgttttttaaggtCTTTAAGCCCCGCTAAaattatttgcggcgtttttacaagcgccgcaaaaaacgccgctataaacGGCGCCACAAAAGTTTGtggcgtttatttaaaaaaacgccgctaaaggtcatgacctttagcggcacttttcccacaaacgccactaaaggtaatgaaatttttaaaaaaataaaatattataaaagtcatgaaaaatataaaaaatttaaaattcattatcaaaatattgagaagaataatatccatgatataaatataaaaattttctattaaatttttaactaaaaatattaaaataaaaataaaaatttagaatcaaaactaaaataaataattaaattaaattaaatataaagatatcaaTGAAATAAGGACTTAAATCATAACCATGTAAAATATAAGATATTATCATCAAGATATCCGAAAAAGTTGTCAATATAGAAACCCAGTGCTCTCACCAGGCTTTAAACAACCTTACAAATGCCCAGAGCAAAACATTTACAGGGTCAAAATCTCACAATGTGTGGAAATGCAGCTCTTAGCGATGCCAATCTCCGTTCACTGCCACAAATCTCACCAGAAGCTATGTAAATCTGAGTTTCCTTATCGAAACCTAATGCTTGCAAAACTAGCATCGCTTCTTCGGGTGTCAGAGGACACAACCCTTGTTGTCTCCTCTCTTCAGACATTATCTCTTTCTCTCTCCACCAAGGGTATGCGTACCTGAAAGAAAGGGGTAACTACCTAGTTACATTTCTGTATCATTGCGTCCTGATTCTTGAAACTGATAATATTAAGATCACAAGATACTTCATAGATTTAAAAGTGCAGATTAATATCTTGTCATCACTAGTGCAAACATTTGATGCAACTCATAAAAAACAAGGCAAGGGTGCACCATGGTCATACTTTGGTTATTTGCCTACCAACAGCAGAAGGCATCATACTGTTATTTTTATTCCCTGTCTGACATTATACTTTAGAGAAGTTCTCATATCTAAGTCGCAGCACACAGATTTTCTATCTTATTTGTAGGATGTGTGAATGCTGGGGTTCACTAATCACTACTTTGTGTCTCCTAAACAGATGGTACACCACTTTTTGCTATGATAATTTGAGTGTTTTGACATGAATATTTTTAAgctaaaaatagtaattaataacAAGCAACCAAACCTGTTCTAAGTAGTACTTTTCATTTGACCAGCTAACAGGAGACATCTGAAAAGCTTGAAACCCATATTTCCTATTAAACTTCTTTGGCAGCCTTTTGATAATCCGAACTTCATCCATTAGAGAATCAATGAAATGGCTCACATCAAAAATGTCACCAAAATCACTGCCAAACAGATCATGAGTCAAAGACAATTTACAGCAGCTGAGAAAGAACTAAACAACCTTTCCAGAATTATAAATTTACCTAGGGTCCGCCCAGAATGATGTCTTATCAAGTTTTGGAACAACCAAAGTGAGATTTAAAAGTCGAGCAACGATTACCATGTCACAGATCTAAAAAGGCTTAATCAGcttaaattaataacataatgTTGAATAGAAGAACAAGGAAAAGATGAGCTAGAGGAAAGACACAGACCGCAGCACGCATTTGATTCAAGCCCCCATTGCATGAAACTTTGAGAAAACCATTAGTTTTATAGTTTCCtgcaaaatgcaaatgcaaaagAATGAAGGTCTTACTTTTACCAAAAGATCAAACTGAGAAAGCAAAAATATTTCCTTCAATAAAATTCAGGGACACATACAAGGTAccaatgtttattattttttctttctgaaAACCCATTGTTTCAGAAAACCTATTTCTTCTTCCAATTACACTAGAAAAAGGGAAAACCatgtaaaccctaaaccctagtaaatgagaaatgaaattacCTCTAAGTTCTTCGACCAAATCCTTAGAAAAAATAGCACGAAACCCAGTATACCTCGTTGTACAAACAGAGTATATTCTCTTTTTCGCTTCCTCTTCATTACAAGATCagaacaaataaaaaagaaaaataaaactcaaaatttaatgaaatctgaaggaataattataatttaaaaacctGCCGACAACAGAAGCGAGGGTTTTAACATAGGTATCGATCATTTCTTCTTTCAAAGGTTTTGGGCGTTCTGGAAATTCCAAAATGATAAGCCAATGTTCGGAATCACGGCCATATAGGAAAACTGACGGTAATCGGGAAGAGTTGTTCAAAGGggagtagtgtaacaccccgtacccgagaccgttgccggagtcggacacgaggggttcacagactaaattcgtttactatcgcagtccattttaaaaatttccagacagttggctaactgcgtcactgtcaccttaaaaatcatatcttgagtttcacaactcgaaaatcagtttcgtaatttttccctgaaactagactcatatgcccatctacatatttttttctagaatttttggtcaggccaattagtacagtttattcgttaaattctcccctgttacagggtgcgactacactgaccttcatgcattacgatttggatatctccctgcacagagtttcaatactgatgccgtttgtttctatagaaactagactcagagaggaatatatacatatatggcatgactcctaattatctctggttaatttataatgaatttccaaagtcggaacagggaatccagaaaccgttctggccctgtctcacgagaacctgaatatctcttaacatactgtccatatgatcgtttcgttactttcctatgaaaatagattcatcaaggttcgcttacataatttattcactatttaattccattcctactatttttagtgatttttcacatccacatcactggtgctgccagcatctgtttttttttttaaggtaaactttacctatttcatgatcctccatggatcaactagagtttgtcatacatattccaaaagtgatcaagaataacccttcccatggctaaccgttaccaacatttccatacctctcgacggacaacatacaaaacgattataatgctatgatcaaagtatatttaagccattttcgcatggctatccaaatttacacaaaaccgaagggtacataaCCAACAataaaagggtagtcctatacatgccatttcaaagttcaaccaaaattgtaccaaaagggggctttgataatgtgggagacttcgacttcaaaaaatcccgagtccgatagctgacgaaccaaaatctataaaacagagattcaaagaacggagtaagcatttaatgcttagtaagttttaagcagtgtcaacagataacaatcaaattataatatagttgttcgtatttttttatttcactcttccttcgggcataccatccctttaccgaatatgcacatctcatcatatacaataggcagataaactttcacataaaagtgagctcatgtgacatagatatatcgtatgatttcacataacctctcacattgatccgatgtcacataatcataggaatagtctcatagattgctctcgtatgcatcacataactaccttatgatttagtgcaaatcaagctcacatataaacttggagtacatacctgtttaacctttcgcattgaatatatttataagcaattcttattacgaagtcttacccggacataatctccacacgaagttatcgggtcttacccggacaaaatccccacacgtagtcatcgggtctttagagctcggatatagtacgagcatgaagcttacggacattaatcagtgataatattctcgcataaagcctgcggggttttaacccggatatagtactgacacaaatgcccttcgggacttatcacatttatacacttttacatccatcacgttggccactcggccctgtcacatatatacactttcacattcatcacatcggccattaggccttatcacatatatacactttcacattcatcacatcggccattaggccttatcacatatattcactttcacattcatcacatcggccattaggccttatctcatatatgcatgttcacatccatcacatagaatcctaaatcaaaatatagattttcatgtattcacatcacaattatccaaatatacttcacataccacatatactttcacgtatacacactgtcttggctgaatctacatctatcattttccaatatcacaatttagaattcacgtatgggtttaatcaatagcttatgagcaactaaaacaagtttatcaaggtttacaacacaatctcaaattcagcacaagctgtttttcctgagcaatagtcactaaattatttataactggagctaaaaaactccaaatcactttccgttaatttttcctgaatatagactcgtatatcttccatccataaaatttccagaattttaggtttggccaatcaataccagatttttcttaaagtttcccctgtttcactgtttgactaatctgaccactcttcactacgaatcaaatttctcattttacagaattcaaaatgtgttgtatttgatttcatttgaaactagactcatcaaggagtctaagcatataaattttatcttataaccatttttgtacaatttataatgattttctaaatacagaacagaggattacagtgtcattctgcgctgtctcacacaaatttaagtatctcattatcggagattcctttgcttacacggtttcttttataagaaactatactcattaagctttaatttaatgtctcattcagcctctaattcaaatccataaatttatggtgattttctaaagtcacgttactgctgctgtcctaagcagactatttcaaattacccttaaattcccaagctcaaacacttaagaacttaccatttgaacttagaacatatcatggccacatcatatcttattaaatcaactcatcatgtcctattataattgaatttactcaacatttaatcacttaaaacttacctcggatgttgtcgaacgatttcggcggctattcgaccactttttccttccctttatcggatttagttcccctttgctcttgagcttaattcaaacaaatttaactcattaaagtctcattttgctagcttatggccgaatatacacataacttatgtacttattcatgtggccgaacatacatgtctatgttggggccgattgcatcacaacaccataccatttcaatttttggtcatggttaaacaaagaacttaatgtctcactcaaaaatgctaaaaagaagattcaagaatcatcaatccaccatcacatgcaccattaca
The sequence above is drawn from the Gossypium hirsutum isolate 1008001.06 chromosome A05, Gossypium_hirsutum_v2.1, whole genome shotgun sequence genome and encodes:
- the LOC107896260 gene encoding rhamnogalacturonan I rhamnosyltransferase 1; the encoded protein is MLKPSLLLSAEEAKKRIYSVCTTRYTGFRAIFSKDLVEELRGNYKTNGFLKVSCNGGLNQMRAAICDMVIVARLLNLTLVVPKLDKTSFWADPSDFGDIFDVSHFIDSLMDEVRIIKRLPKKFNRKYGFQAFQMSPVSWSNEKYYLEQVRIPLVERERDNV